In Antechinus flavipes isolate AdamAnt ecotype Samford, QLD, Australia chromosome 3, AdamAnt_v2, whole genome shotgun sequence, a genomic segment contains:
- the SOWAHC gene encoding ankyrin repeat domain-containing protein SOWAHC, whose product MEELGQEAVLLFLTQRGGRARNAELVEHFRGALGGEPEQRARARDRFKQLVNTVATVRTDPEDGTKYVYLKKKFISGSLPLPVPAGHEGAPTLQVPEGGERGAGSEHRPSSPAGPVDLRKEDARSPPPSPGSREPNPELQEQEQQQLPSPVALQVVPSISVTEAPELEEASGPLDSANLPTPNELESPEGNIPPSSGDHLVPESTPEESGQTVDQELPPHLVSGESSRNELPRLGQVQPLGVGARRKNSRRNVPLLRGLPQGSCGGEESEPFSKNWEEGDVCSSPGGVSTPRPGRKNLLDLMIGSSPQLKRSFFVGGNNPGGSSGGGRAPRSGGDSDTASLASSSTEEEGSATGSVALDPLEHAWMLSASDGKWDSLEGLLTCEPGLLAKRDFITGFTCLHWAAKHGKQELLAMLVNFANKHQLPVNINARTSAGYTALHLAAMHGHVEVVKLLVGAYDADVDIRDYSGKKASQYLSQSIAEEIKNLVGALEDDDGESASESVGGRWKLSKVLPSNLITYKLSHVLEDGGDHHHHHYHHHHHSLADGSAGSKSSSRKASGGSSSRMKPRLNKIRFRTQIIHSTPSFRDPEQPLSEEERPLKSSSSTSSFKLRPKSNVFG is encoded by the coding sequence atggAGGAGCTTGGACAGGAGGCGGTATTGCTCTTCCTCACCCAAAGAGGGGGCCGAGCCCGCAACGCGGAGCTGGTGGAGCATTTCAGGGGGGCCCTGGGAGGTGAGCCCGAGCAGCGAGCCCGGGCCCGGGATCGCTTCAAGCAGCTGGTGAACACTGTGGCTACAGTCCGAACCGATCCTGAAGACGGGACCAAGTATGTATACCTGAAGAAGAAGTTCATCAGTGGTAGTCTGCCTCTCCCGGTGCCCGCGGGGCATGAGGGGGCCCCGACCCTCCAGGTCCCCGAGGGCGGCGAGCGGGGGGCTGGCAGCGAGCATCGTCCCTCATCTCCAGCCGGGCCAGTGGACTTGAGAAAGGAGGATGCGCGGAGCCCACCACCCTCCCCCGGAAGTAGGGAGCCTAACCCAGAGTTGCAGGAACAGGAGCAGCAGCAGTTACCGTCGCCGGTCGCTCTTCAGGTAGTGCCCAGTATCTCTGTGACCGAAGCACCCGAGCTCGAGGAGGCTTCGGGCCCTCTGGACAGCGCTAACCTGCCTACCCCTAATGAACTTGAGTCACCGGAGGGAAACATTCCTCCCTCCAGTGGGGACCACTTGGTCCCAGAGAGCACTCCTGAGGAAAGTGGACAGACAGTGGACCAAGAATTGCCTCCCCATCTAGTCTCTGGTGAAAGCAGCAGGAATGAATTGCCGAGATTGGGGCAGGTGCAGCCCCTGGGCGTCGGGGCGCGGAGGAAAAATTCTAGACGTAATGTACCTCTGCTCCGAGGGCTACCACAGGGTTCCTGCGGTGGGGAAGAGTCAGAACCTTTCTCAAAAAACTGGGAGGAGGGAGACGTTTGCAGCTCTCCTGGAGGAGTCAGTACCCCAAGACCTGGCCGCAAGAATTTGCTGGATCTGATGATAGGCAGTTCCCCGCAGCTTAAAAGGAGTTTCTTTGTTGGGGGAAACAACCCTGGGGGCTCTTCTGGAGGGGGACGTGCGCCCAGAAGTGGCGGAGACTCAGACACCGCTTCTTTAGCTTCGTCTTCCACCGAGGAAGAAGGAAGCGCAACCGGGTCGGTGGCCTTGGACCCTCTGGAACATGCCTGGATGCTTTCTGCCTCGGATGGTAAATGGGACAGTTTGGAAGGACTGCTCACTTGCGAGCCTGGTTTACTGGCCAAGCGTGATTTTATCACCGGCTTCACCTGCCTTCACTGGGCCGCCAAGCATGGAAAGCAGGAACTCCTGGCCATGCTGGTCAATTTTGCCAATAAGCACCAGTTACCAGTAAACATCAACGCCAGGACCAGCGCAGGCTATACAGCTCTGCACCTAGCAGCAATGCATGGACATGTAGAGGTAGTGAAGTTGCTGGTGGGAGCCTATGATGCAGATGTGGACATTAGGGATTACAGCGGAAAAAAGGCCTCTCAGTATCTGAGCCAGAGCATCGCAGAGGAGATTAAGAATTTGGTGGGCGCCCTGGAAGACGATGATGGAGAGAGTGCTTCGGAAAGTGTGGGTGGGCGCTGGAAGCTCTCTAAAGTACTCCCTTCAAATCTTATCACATATAAACTCTCTCATGTACTGGAGGATGGGGGagatcaccatcaccaccactaccaccaccaccaccactcttTGGCTGATGGGTCTGCTGGGAGCAAGTCATCGAGTCGCAAAGCATCAggtggcagcagcagcagaatGAAACCCAGACTCAACAAAATTCGGTTCCGAACGCAGATCATTCACAGCACACCCTCTTTCAGGGACCCTGAACAACcattatcagaggaggaaaggCCCCTTAAAAGCAGCTCCTCCACATCCTCCTTCAAATTGAGACCGAAATCCAATGTATTCGggtaa